From the Actinomycetes bacterium genome, one window contains:
- a CDS encoding PLP-dependent transferase, which translates to MPHESESSLAPATVAVSAGRPPRTPDGPLNPPLVMASTYHAGGEVGYGRYGNPTWEMLESAVGALEGGVATSFASGLAAVAAVLDLVPSGGLVVAPPDAYYGSLEIVSRLESQGRIRVRRTDLTDTARLAEAVDGADLVWA; encoded by the coding sequence ATGCCCCACGAGAGCGAGTCGTCGCTTGCCCCCGCCACGGTCGCGGTCTCGGCGGGCCGGCCGCCGCGTACGCCCGACGGCCCCCTGAACCCGCCGCTGGTGATGGCGTCGACGTACCACGCCGGGGGCGAGGTGGGCTACGGCCGCTACGGCAACCCGACCTGGGAGATGCTCGAGTCGGCGGTCGGCGCGCTCGAGGGCGGGGTGGCGACGTCCTTCGCGTCGGGGCTCGCAGCGGTGGCGGCGGTGCTCGACCTGGTGCCGTCGGGCGGGCTCGTGGTCGCGCCACCGGACGCCTACTACGGCAGCCTCGAGATCGTGTCGCGGCTCGAGTCGCAGGGTCGGATCCGGGTGCGACGCACCGACCTGACGGACACGGCGCGGCTGGCGGAGGCGGTCGACGGCGCAGACCTGGTGTGGGCGG